The sequence ACGGGCTAACTGCTTCTGGGAAAAGTAGTGTGGATGCAGAGAATAGTTATAACATTTGGAAAACAAACTTTGTAGAAGCCTGTACTAATGGGCGATTTAGAGTAAAATTTGATAACTCAAGCGAAACAGTTTCTGAAGGAATAGCCTATGGAATGTTGCTTACTGTTTATAAGGCAGACAAGGTTACATTTGATGGTCTATGGCAGTATTATAAAGACAATCGTAACGGAAATGGTGTTATGAATTGGAAAATAAATGGATGCTCAGGAGTTAACGGGCAAAATGGTGCAACAGATGCAGAAGTAGACGCAGCGATGGCACTTATTGTAGCCGATTATCAATGGGGAAGTTCGGGAGTAATTAATTATAGGTTAGATGCAGAAAATTTAATCAATGCAATTAAAACGCATGAAGTAGAAGCGGGAACTTATGTTTTAAAACCAGGCGATATGTTTGGTGGTTCACAATTAACGAATGCTTCGTATTTTGCACCAGCCTATTTTAGAGTATTTGGAACATTTACTAATGATACAGCATATTGGAACAACGTAGCTTCCCAATGTTATACTATTATAAATGCAAACTTGACAGCAAATAATGCAGCAGGTGGTTTGGTATCAGATTGGTGTCAAGCATCAGGAGCTTATTCTTCTCAAAGCGGTGGTTATGTAAATCAAGGGCAAACCTATAAATATGATGCAGCAAGAACACCTTGGAGAATTGCGGTTGATTATTTATGGTATGGAAATAATAGTGCAAAAGTATATGCTAAAAAATGTTCAGATTTTGTTAGGGTAGATCTAAATGGTACTGCAAATATTAAAGATGGTTATAATCAAAATGGATCAGTTATAGGGCAATGGCACAATGCTACTTTTGTAGGGGCATTTGCTTGTGCGGCTACAGCGGGAGAAAACCAACCACATTTGGATGCATCTTATGTTGATTTGAATTCTCTAAACGAACCAAATAGTTATTTTAACCATACATTAAAAACAATGTATTTGTTCTTGTTAACGGGTAATTTCTATTTGCCACCAACAGGAACATTGTCTAATGATTCTTTTCAGAATGAAGATTTTAATGTGAGTTTATACCCAAACCCTAGTAAAGGAATTTTCACATTAACAGTACCTTCAAGTTCTAAGATTGAAGTTGTAAATGTGCAAGGAAAAATTGTTTTAGAAAAAGAAATGAACGATGTGCTTACAACATCTATAGATTTAAGTAGTAAAGCAGCAGGGATTTATTACATGAAAGTAATTAACAATGATAGAACAGTTTTTAGAAAGATTGTTTTAGAATAACTCAGCCTATTTTATATAAATAAA is a genomic window of Flavobacterium jumunjinense containing:
- a CDS encoding glycosyl hydrolase family 8; the protein is MKKFLKLKRIFALTIAILCSSVSAQTRPFPANIDYGNGLTASGKSSVDAENSYNIWKTNFVEACTNGRFRVKFDNSSETVSEGIAYGMLLTVYKADKVTFDGLWQYYKDNRNGNGVMNWKINGCSGVNGQNGATDAEVDAAMALIVADYQWGSSGVINYRLDAENLINAIKTHEVEAGTYVLKPGDMFGGSQLTNASYFAPAYFRVFGTFTNDTAYWNNVASQCYTIINANLTANNAAGGLVSDWCQASGAYSSQSGGYVNQGQTYKYDAARTPWRIAVDYLWYGNNSAKVYAKKCSDFVRVDLNGTANIKDGYNQNGSVIGQWHNATFVGAFACAATAGENQPHLDASYVDLNSLNEPNSYFNHTLKTMYLFLLTGNFYLPPTGTLSNDSFQNEDFNVSLYPNPSKGIFTLTVPSSSKIEVVNVQGKIVLEKEMNDVLTTSIDLSSKAAGIYYMKVINNDRTVFRKIVLE